A portion of the Microbulbifer agarilyticus genome contains these proteins:
- a CDS encoding Ig-like domain-containing protein → MKPRILKSVALIAPVVALMAGCKVDKGQDFIDNGDQPIVFSEDALNIVVDEDQGLINIDLLQGGTVGGDPLSSLSGVGVSQVSFAQDTIIWDPNAENNEQPMYGLPVPTIVEDGKQVTPFFLDGNQMIVDLDGFDERLISCSEFTAGESANPWPRPVHTYTITYNVINGGDPVTRTLNLTINGVKAQIEEIDVQNLSVRLGESVNASASFSPQTVCDQELRYEVNDESVATVDEAGTVTGVSVGEAELTVWNPDSNVSSTVTVAVDSNFRIGVTNAEGPRDALVKEIAACTYGGLHVESEPTLGEMLSGVYQYSWSTEEESLLTLLDLVPDADSENGEWAILQVGDGDKSPASNVAQDAEAVSVAYESGETTAAKEDIDSLSVAVSVVPNKACLKANNAGNASNWDHTFEHSFPGNGYNKYITGAFDQAVGDPIFGSSLRVTAEEDNTIAGVVKTNWTNGDAAFDMWGSYYGVGTRGHGVEFGVSMWVKLAQPREGVKVHFNLAPWHDSRNSLDNKAAGSFPNAAKTGSDFAAELAPTTAWQLVNLVNRNHTEDEADDSATYTIPTTWAIDGTANTTVMPFVYATGLTAGDQILFDDIAVIEK, encoded by the coding sequence ATGAAACCTAGAATTCTGAAAAGTGTAGCCCTTATTGCTCCGGTTGTTGCTCTAATGGCAGGCTGTAAAGTCGATAAAGGGCAGGACTTTATTGATAATGGCGATCAACCCATCGTATTCAGTGAAGATGCACTGAATATCGTTGTAGATGAAGATCAGGGCTTGATTAACATTGATCTTCTTCAAGGGGGAACGGTTGGCGGTGACCCGCTTTCTTCCCTGAGTGGCGTTGGTGTGAGCCAGGTAAGCTTCGCGCAGGACACCATCATCTGGGATCCGAATGCCGAGAACAATGAGCAGCCCATGTACGGTCTTCCAGTGCCCACTATTGTGGAAGATGGCAAGCAAGTAACGCCGTTTTTCCTCGACGGTAATCAAATGATCGTAGATCTGGACGGATTCGATGAAAGGCTGATTTCATGTTCAGAGTTTACGGCGGGTGAAAGCGCTAACCCCTGGCCGCGTCCCGTCCACACTTACACGATTACCTACAATGTTATCAATGGCGGTGATCCGGTAACCAGAACCCTGAATCTTACAATTAATGGTGTGAAAGCCCAGATTGAAGAGATTGATGTGCAGAATCTGTCTGTTCGATTGGGTGAATCGGTTAATGCCTCTGCCAGCTTTTCGCCTCAAACCGTATGTGACCAGGAATTGCGTTATGAGGTTAACGACGAATCTGTAGCAACTGTGGACGAGGCCGGCACCGTTACAGGCGTAAGCGTAGGTGAGGCCGAGCTTACGGTCTGGAATCCGGACAGCAATGTTTCTTCCACCGTTACGGTAGCTGTGGATTCCAACTTCCGAATTGGTGTCACCAATGCAGAAGGCCCCCGTGATGCCTTGGTGAAAGAGATTGCTGCTTGTACCTATGGTGGTTTGCATGTGGAGTCTGAACCGACGCTTGGCGAGATGTTGAGTGGTGTCTATCAATATAGCTGGAGCACTGAAGAGGAGAGTCTTCTCACTCTGCTTGATTTGGTTCCGGATGCCGACTCTGAAAATGGCGAGTGGGCGATCCTTCAGGTTGGCGATGGTGATAAGAGCCCGGCTAGCAATGTCGCTCAGGATGCTGAGGCTGTTAGTGTTGCCTATGAATCCGGTGAAACCACTGCAGCAAAAGAAGACATCGATTCACTGTCTGTTGCGGTAAGTGTTGTGCCGAACAAGGCCTGCCTCAAAGCCAATAATGCCGGTAATGCCTCCAACTGGGATCATACCTTTGAGCACAGTTTCCCAGGTAATGGATACAACAAATATATAACGGGGGCTTTCGATCAGGCTGTGGGGGATCCCATTTTTGGTAGTTCCCTGCGTGTGACAGCAGAGGAAGACAATACCATCGCCGGTGTTGTTAAGACCAACTGGACCAATGGCGATGCTGCCTTCGATATGTGGGGCTCCTACTATGGCGTGGGTACCCGCGGTCATGGCGTTGAGTTCGGCGTTTCCATGTGGGTTAAGCTTGCGCAGCCGCGCGAAGGCGTGAAGGTGCACTTTAATCTGGCGCCCTGGCATGACAGTCGTAACTCTCTAGATAACAAGGCTGCAGGTAGCTTCCCCAACGCTGCGAAAACTGGGTCTGACTTTGCTGCGGAGCTGGCGCCAACTACCGCTTGGCAGCTTGTGAACCTGGTGAACCGTAATCATACAGAAGATGAAGCTGACGATTCTGCTACCTATACAATCCCTACTACTTGGGCGATTGATGGAACCGCGAATACGACGGTTATGCCCTTCGTTTATGCAACTGGGTTAACTGCAGGCGATCAAATTTTGTTTGATGACATTGCGGTTATCGAGAAATAA
- a CDS encoding mandelate racemase/muconate lactonizing enzyme family protein, with translation MKIESVETLLGAVGTRNQLLVKVVTECGLVGWGESGLSNREHAVIGAVAHFAEFLRGRDPRQIGSIWQEIYRSQYFEGGRVLTAAMSAIDIALHDILGKALQVPVYQLLGGKQRDNIPCFACCYTEADPDRLDELVNEVTALINLGWTTIRVIPAGFDDPKLFDPRDSIARTARCLNELRKIIGPDITLGIDYHHRLSVAEAASFCQRMAPGTLDFLEEPIRNESPDAYATLRTMTTVPFAIGEEFSSKWAAMPFVEKGLTQYLRVDVCNIGGFSEAMKAAAMAEAHYIDVMPHNPLGPVCTAASNHFAAALPNFALMETHQGPFCTFGFHDPMLFPVQHKLDGTAFVLPDTPGLGVEVNEEAFRQSPPVAAEAPHLRRVDGSVTNW, from the coding sequence TTGAAAATTGAATCCGTTGAAACGTTATTGGGTGCCGTCGGTACTCGCAATCAGTTGCTGGTAAAAGTGGTTACCGAGTGTGGTCTGGTGGGCTGGGGTGAATCCGGGTTATCCAACCGGGAACATGCGGTCATAGGGGCCGTGGCGCACTTCGCTGAGTTCTTGCGCGGCCGCGATCCTCGTCAGATTGGTAGTATTTGGCAGGAGATTTATCGCAGCCAATATTTTGAAGGGGGCAGGGTACTGACTGCGGCCATGTCCGCAATCGATATCGCCCTGCACGACATCCTCGGCAAAGCATTGCAGGTGCCGGTGTATCAATTGCTGGGCGGCAAACAGCGAGACAATATTCCCTGCTTTGCCTGTTGTTATACCGAAGCGGATCCAGATCGTCTGGACGAACTGGTCAATGAAGTCACCGCACTGATCAATCTCGGTTGGACCACCATTCGTGTGATTCCCGCCGGTTTCGATGACCCGAAACTCTTCGATCCGCGGGACTCCATTGCGCGTACCGCGCGCTGTCTTAACGAGTTACGCAAAATTATTGGCCCTGATATCACCCTGGGTATCGATTATCACCATCGCCTGAGCGTGGCCGAGGCCGCCTCTTTCTGTCAGCGCATGGCCCCGGGTACGTTAGATTTTCTCGAAGAACCGATCCGCAATGAATCGCCGGATGCCTACGCCACACTGCGCACAATGACCACCGTGCCTTTCGCCATCGGCGAGGAGTTCAGCTCCAAATGGGCGGCAATGCCTTTTGTAGAAAAAGGCCTCACCCAATATCTGCGGGTGGACGTGTGTAATATCGGTGGATTTAGCGAGGCTATGAAAGCCGCGGCTATGGCCGAAGCACACTACATCGATGTAATGCCGCACAACCCGCTGGGTCCGGTGTGCACAGCTGCGTCCAATCACTTTGCCGCAGCGCTGCCCAATTTTGCCCTGATGGAGACCCATCAAGGGCCTTTCTGCACCTTCGGCTTCCACGACCCGATGCTTTTCCCGGTGCAGCACAAACTTGATGGCACCGCATTCGTATTACCGGATACCCCCGGACTGGGAGTAGAGGTGAATGAAGAGGCTTTCCGTCAATCGCCTCCAGTCGCTGCAGAGGCGCCACACTTGCGCAGGGTCGATGGTTCGGTGACTAACTGGTAA
- a CDS encoding SMP-30/gluconolactonase/LRE family protein, with protein sequence MSETPFIDVAAEVFDPRPCQLGEGPLWHPQRQTLYWVDLLNCRLMAKTQDGVEQAWDLGEMPSAIGWIDTEQLLVACESGLNLFNVESAEKTLLCALEPELPGNRSNDGRADPWGGFWIGTMGKNGEEGVGNLYRWYRGELRKLDSGLTVLNGLCFDRERRLAYYADSAASIVYSVSLDAQTGWPDSSRGVHLDLTADSLIPDGAVTDVAGNMWTSLWDGERTQCYSPEGVELGALKAPVIRTTCPAFGGRDFTDLYVTTAAVGLEDGPEAPIANGVTLVYRNAVKGQPEPAVIL encoded by the coding sequence ATGTCTGAAACTCCTTTTATTGATGTCGCCGCGGAAGTTTTCGATCCTCGCCCTTGCCAATTGGGTGAGGGCCCGCTGTGGCATCCGCAGCGCCAGACGCTTTACTGGGTGGACCTGCTCAATTGTCGCCTTATGGCTAAAACCCAAGACGGTGTCGAGCAGGCCTGGGACCTGGGGGAAATGCCCTCCGCGATAGGCTGGATTGATACCGAGCAATTGCTAGTAGCCTGCGAAAGTGGGCTCAACCTGTTCAATGTGGAGTCTGCTGAGAAGACCCTGTTGTGCGCGCTGGAGCCGGAACTCCCAGGCAACCGCAGCAACGATGGCCGTGCGGATCCCTGGGGTGGATTTTGGATTGGTACCATGGGCAAAAACGGCGAAGAGGGCGTTGGCAATCTCTATCGCTGGTATCGCGGCGAGTTGCGCAAGCTCGATAGTGGATTGACGGTACTCAATGGTCTCTGTTTTGATCGCGAGCGCCGCCTGGCTTATTACGCGGACTCCGCGGCCAGTATCGTTTACAGCGTATCGCTGGATGCGCAAACGGGCTGGCCGGATTCTTCCCGCGGAGTTCATCTGGACCTGACCGCCGACAGCTTGATCCCCGATGGCGCGGTGACGGATGTTGCAGGAAATATGTGGACCTCGCTGTGGGACGGGGAGCGTACCCAATGTTACAGCCCGGAAGGTGTCGAGCTGGGTGCCTTAAAGGCACCGGTGATTCGCACCACCTGCCCGGCTTTTGGCGGGCGGGATTTTACGGATCTGTACGTGACGACGGCAGCGGTAGGCCTTGAGGATGGGCCCGAGGCCCCGATAGCCAATGGTGTGACCCTTGTATATCGCAATGCCGTGAAGGGGCAGCCCGAGCCTGCGGTAATTCTGTAA
- a CDS encoding sugar porter family MFS transporter encodes MNNNSAASNVTKYALIAAFGGFVFGLDAANISGAVRFVSSQFELSSMQVGTLVGCAIVGVIIALFFTGTLCERFGRKKVLLAIAGTYSLSTLVSAFAVDYNMLVLGRFIGGVAFASITVSAMYIGEVAPADKRGKFVSVNQLLITLGSLLAFIVNYFLVKSMADISWIHNENVWRLMLGFELIPNIIWISLLLTIPESPRWLVTQGRDQEARAVFARVAPESQVSSLVNEVRGSIDEEGKTKTLDQLKTLFSKPMRLVVLIAVCYAVVQGATGMNAVLFYAPTVFEQVGMSVEDSFMQTIVLGLVAVVFTLVAITTVEKLGRRVLTLAGLTLIVVAHASTWYGFESARYTLDESAVATLEAQQVDTAPLAPYIGKTYENDVALKSDIAAAYSKKDVPLVSGPIINSTIEISAGFVLFGIFAFLAAFNMSIGPVMWVIFSEIFSNRVRSVALPFAALVQSISSYLIQQFFPWQLEHLGAANTFLNYGVVAFVGMLVMLMILPETKNKSIEQIEKDLVRPDPAGKAELAT; translated from the coding sequence ATGAATAACAATAGTGCCGCCAGTAATGTCACCAAGTATGCCCTGATTGCCGCCTTTGGCGGTTTTGTGTTTGGTCTGGATGCTGCAAATATTTCCGGGGCTGTGCGTTTTGTCAGCTCCCAGTTTGAGTTGAGCAGTATGCAGGTAGGCACCCTGGTGGGTTGCGCTATTGTCGGTGTGATTATTGCGCTGTTTTTCACTGGTACTCTGTGTGAGCGTTTTGGCCGCAAAAAGGTTCTGCTTGCCATTGCAGGAACTTATTCTCTCTCAACTCTCGTTTCGGCCTTCGCCGTGGACTACAACATGTTGGTCCTCGGTCGTTTTATTGGTGGTGTCGCCTTTGCCTCGATCACGGTTTCGGCCATGTACATCGGTGAAGTGGCTCCGGCGGACAAACGCGGCAAGTTTGTTTCGGTTAATCAGCTATTGATTACCCTGGGTAGTTTGCTCGCGTTTATCGTCAATTATTTCCTCGTAAAGTCCATGGCGGATATTAGCTGGATCCACAATGAAAACGTGTGGCGGCTGATGCTGGGCTTTGAATTGATCCCGAACATTATTTGGATTTCCCTACTGCTGACGATTCCAGAGTCGCCGCGCTGGCTGGTGACCCAGGGGCGCGATCAGGAAGCGCGTGCAGTATTTGCCCGCGTAGCCCCGGAATCTCAAGTCAGCAGTCTTGTGAATGAAGTGCGCGGTAGTATCGACGAAGAGGGCAAAACTAAAACCCTGGACCAGCTCAAAACCCTGTTCAGCAAGCCCATGCGCCTAGTGGTACTGATTGCGGTTTGCTATGCCGTGGTACAGGGTGCGACCGGCATGAACGCGGTGCTCTTTTACGCACCGACCGTGTTTGAGCAGGTGGGCATGAGCGTGGAAGACAGCTTTATGCAGACCATCGTGCTGGGCCTGGTTGCGGTTGTATTCACGCTGGTGGCGATCACCACTGTGGAGAAGCTTGGCCGTCGAGTCCTGACCCTCGCTGGGCTTACGCTGATTGTGGTGGCCCACGCCTCCACCTGGTACGGATTCGAGTCTGCCCGCTATACCCTGGATGAAAGTGCAGTTGCGACCCTTGAAGCGCAGCAGGTCGACACGGCGCCGCTAGCTCCGTACATCGGTAAAACCTACGAAAACGATGTTGCACTGAAAAGCGATATCGCTGCGGCCTACTCGAAAAAGGATGTGCCGCTGGTCAGTGGCCCGATCATCAACTCTACTATTGAGATCAGTGCGGGCTTTGTACTCTTCGGTATCTTCGCTTTCCTGGCCGCATTCAATATGTCCATCGGGCCGGTAATGTGGGTTATTTTTTCGGAGATCTTCTCCAATCGCGTGCGCAGTGTGGCCCTGCCGTTTGCGGCACTGGTGCAGAGTATTTCCAGCTACCTGATTCAGCAGTTCTTTCCGTGGCAGCTGGAGCATCTGGGTGCAGCGAATACCTTCTTGAATTACGGAGTGGTCGCCTTCGTGGGGATGCTGGTAATGCTGATGATTCTGCCGGAGACCAAAAACAAGTCCATCGAGCAGATCGAAAAAGATCTGGTGCGTCCGGATCCGGCCGGCAAAGCGGAGCTGGCGACCTGA
- a CDS encoding glucose 1-dehydrogenase → MTKRLQDQVAIVTGAADGIGSAIARLFASEGAKVCVADVNVERGLALVEELKETGQQAIFAETDIADEDSVNTMVQATCEQLGEPNILVNNAALTPMGKSVLDVSREQWQRSFSVNVDGMWHCCRAVLPMMKATGGGSIINVGSVHSFKIVPDSFPYAVTKHAVIGLTRNLAVEFGPDNVRVNALCPGMVETPNAFKAWEQTEDPAAARKAIADVHPLRRNASVEEIARPALFLASSESSFMTGHSLVVDGGRSVLYHD, encoded by the coding sequence ATGACGAAGCGTTTGCAGGATCAGGTCGCTATCGTAACCGGTGCCGCGGATGGTATCGGCAGTGCAATCGCCCGGTTGTTTGCCAGTGAAGGTGCCAAAGTCTGTGTGGCGGATGTAAATGTTGAGCGCGGTCTGGCACTGGTAGAAGAGCTGAAAGAAACAGGTCAGCAAGCCATTTTCGCCGAGACAGATATCGCCGATGAAGATTCGGTGAATACCATGGTACAGGCTACCTGCGAGCAGCTCGGCGAACCGAATATTCTGGTCAACAATGCCGCGCTTACCCCGATGGGGAAGAGCGTGCTGGACGTATCTCGAGAGCAGTGGCAGCGCAGCTTCTCCGTTAACGTTGATGGTATGTGGCACTGTTGCCGCGCGGTACTGCCGATGATGAAAGCCACCGGTGGTGGCAGCATCATCAATGTGGGCTCGGTGCACTCCTTCAAAATCGTACCGGACAGTTTCCCCTACGCGGTTACCAAGCACGCGGTGATCGGATTGACCCGCAACCTGGCGGTGGAATTCGGGCCGGACAATGTGCGTGTGAATGCGTTGTGCCCGGGCATGGTGGAAACCCCTAACGCCTTCAAAGCCTGGGAGCAGACCGAAGATCCAGCCGCAGCGCGTAAGGCGATTGCTGATGTACACCCGCTGCGCCGCAATGCCAGTGTCGAGGAAATTGCGCGTCCCGCATTGTTCCTGGCCAGCAGCGAATCAAGTTTCATGACTGGGCACAGTCTTGTTG